Sequence from the Zeugodacus cucurbitae isolate PBARC_wt_2022May chromosome 5, idZeuCucr1.2, whole genome shotgun sequence genome:
TGTGCAAGGTGTCGTAGGATCAAGTTCACTTGAACTTTAGAAAGcgcaaataattgtattttttaactaaGTTATACAAAGCAAACATCGAATTTAACACAACAACTTTCAAAGTGCTTGTGTGTTACAACAAatacgtaaaataaaaaatactcaaaCTGATTTACGGTTGCTAAACAGCCGCTTTACACCGATGGTGAACATGTCAAGCGCGGTCTTTACGCACTACAATCCGAAAGCTAACAACGCGCTGCAgtgttacaataaaaatattagccatcaacaacaacagcaacaactcagCGCCGCTGTgaaaatgttcaaatatcaaaatatagcGCCCGCGCCCACAATGTCACTAGCCAGCGGTGGCTGCACTGGCGCTGAGATTAAAACGCGCAAATATACGCCGCGCGCACCCAGTAACGGCGGCGGTCCCTACAGCGTCGATCAAACGCAATCGGTGCAGCGGCGCAATGCGCGCGAACGCAATCGCGTCAAACAGGTGAACAATAGCTTTGCACGCCTGCGCCAACACATACCGCAAACGATCATCACGGATCTGCTGAAGGGCGGCGGCCGTGGACCGCATAAGAAAATCAGCAAAGTGGATACGCTGCGCATCGCGGTCGAGTACATAAGGCGGCTGCAAGATTTGGTCGATGACTTGAATGGCGGCAGCAGCGGTAGTGCTAATAGCAACAGCGTCGTGCCGAAAATGTGCAGCGCGCGCAGCAGTGAAGGTTTGCTATTGACAGACAATACTACTTCGAGCTcgttcagcagcagcagcagcaatctcAGCATGTTGTCGCCAGATTCGCCAGCGCGTCAAACACCGAACTCGAACGGCGGTGGCTTAGCAGCGGCGGAGCAATTGTATTATGCCAGTAACGCTTTGCAAGCtttccagcaacaacaacagcagcagcagcaacaatttaACTCTACGCTACTCACCGCCGAAGCGTTGCAAGCATACGCTGCACCACAAGCCGCACAGTCCGCGCAGACGCAGCTCGATATTGGTTGCCCCTCGCCTACCTCATCCTTCAACTCTTTCGATTCGGGCACTTTTGTGCATTCG
This genomic interval carries:
- the LOC105212227 gene encoding achaete-scute complex protein T4; protein product: MVNMSSAVFTHYNPKANNALQCYNKNISHQQQQQQLSAAVKMFKYQNIAPAPTMSLASGGCTGAEIKTRKYTPRAPSNGGGPYSVDQTQSVQRRNARERNRVKQVNNSFARLRQHIPQTIITDLLKGGGRGPHKKISKVDTLRIAVEYIRRLQDLVDDLNGGSSGSANSNSVVPKMCSARSSEGLLLTDNTTSSSFSSSSSNLSMLSPDSPARQTPNSNGGGLAAAEQLYYASNALQAFQQQQQQQQQQFNSTLLTAEALQAYAAPQAAQSAQTQLDIGCPSPTSSFNSFDSGTFVHSPVPHASSGEAQRSANGNNAQIDANLQLKFEPYDSFNLHEEDCTPDDEEILDYISLWQEQ